DNA from Geobacillus vulcani PSS1:
AATGCATCCGCTGCGCGGCCTGTGTCAACGTCTGCCCGGTATACCGCCACATCGGCGGCCATTCGTACGGCTCGATTTACTCCGGCCCGATCGGCGCGGTCTTGTCGCCGCTCTTAGGCGGCTATGACGACTACAAGGAGCTTCCGTACGCATCCTCCCTTTGCGCGGCCTGTACGGAGGCATGTCCGGTGAAAATTCCGCTTCATGAGCTGCTCATCAAACATCGCCAAATCATCGTCGAGCGGGAAGGAAAGGCGCCGGTCGCGGAAAAGTTGGCGATGAAGGCGTTTCGCCTCGGGACCGCCTCGCCGTCATTGTACCGGTTCGGCACGAAGTTGGCGCCAAGCGCCTTCGCCCCGTTTGCCGAAGACGGGCGCATCAGAAAAGGCCCCGGCCCGCTGAAAGCGTGGACGGAAAGCCGCGAGTTTCCGGCGCCAAGCAAAGAGCGGTTTCGCGACTGGTTTCGCGATCGGCAAAAAGGAGGGAATCCGTCATGACGCGTGGTACGATTCAAAACCGTGACGCATTTTTACAAACGATCGCCGGGCGTCTCGGAAGAAGCCCCCGCCTGTCCGGCGTCTCCCGGCCGCAATGGGATTATGCGCCGCAATGGACGGTGTTTGCCGGCTATAGCCAGGACGACTTGCTGGCGGCGCTTCGCCAACAGTGCACACTCATTCATACGGACTACATCGAGACAACAAGCGCCGAACTGGCGGGCGTGCTGAAGCGACAAGTGTCGGCCTACGGCGGCGGACCGGTCATCGTGCCAAACGATCCGCGCTTTGCCGAGTATGGCCTATCCCCCTTGCTTCAGGAGGAATGGCCGGCGGCACAAACGGACGTTCACGTGTGGAACCCGGCGCTCGGCCGCCAAAACATTGACGCCGCCGAACAGGCGAACGTCGGCATCGCCTTTAGCGACATCACCCTCGCCGAATCGGGAACGGTCGTGCTGTTTTCCCGCAACGGGCAAGGGCGGGCCATTCACTTTTTGCCGAAGACGTATATCGCCATCGTTCCGAAAAGCACCGTCGTGCCGCGCATGACGCAAGCGGCGGCGATCATTCACGAGCAAATCGAACAAGGCACCCTCGTTCCGTCATGCATCAACTTCATCACCGGCCCGAGCAACTCCGCCGACATTGAAATGAACTTGGTCGTCGGCGTCCACGGTCCAATGAAAGCGGCGTATATCATTGTCACTGACCGGTAAGCAACGCGAAACGGTGCCCCCTTGTTCGTCGGGCACCGTTTTTTCGTTCAATATTGCCGGCTCACATCAACCGCATTGGCAAGCGGCTTCCCGGCTTCGATGCGGCTAAGCGTGTCCAATATAGAGCGGGCGGCGTCCTCGGCCGCGGTGAGCGCCGCGATATGCGGAGTGATGATGACATGGGGATGACCCCATAGCGGCGAGTGCGGCGGCAGCGGTTCTTCTTCGAACACATCGAGCACGGCGAGGCGCACATTTCGGTTTTCCAGCGCCCCGACAAGCGCCGTCTCCTCGACCGTGGCGCCGCGGCCGACATTGATAAAGCCCGCATTGTGCAGGCAGGAAAAAAACGTCTCATCAAAGAGATGATGCGTTTCCTCTGTCAGCGGAAGCGCGGCGATCACCCAATCGGCGCGAGCAAGCGCTTCCCCCGCCTCGTCATGGCGGTAAACAGCCGAAAACGGCGGCGTGTCTCGGCCGCTTCGCGAGACGCCGACGGGCGAAACCCCAAACAGACGAAGCGTTTCGGCAATGCGCCGGCCGATCTCGCCCGTCCCGTAAATGACAATCCGCTGTTCGCTAAGCCGCTTCGGGGCGACCGGCTTCCACTGCCGCTGTTCTTGATACCAAGCATACACGTCATGGCATTGGGCGTCGCGCAGCAAGTAGCTGAGGCAATATTCGGCGATCTGCTCGCCAAATGACCCGATCGTCCGCGTCAGCAGCACGTCCGGCTTCCATTCCCGCTTCCACAAAAACGCGTCGACCCCCGCGCCGAGCGAATGCACCCAGCGCAAATGGGCAAGCGAAAACGGCCCGGCCGGCCGAAAGCCGATGTACGCGTCCGCCCAAGCAAAATCCGCCTCCTGCAATTCTTCTTCAGCGACAAAGCGAAACGCTTTATCGGGCCGCTTGTCCGGAAGAAGAGCGGCAAGCTCGGCATAAAGCCTTCCCGTCACGAGAATGCGTTGGATGTTCATGGAAGCACACCACCTCCAGCCGCTCAAATCAACGTCCCCTCTTCACGCGCTGCTTTTTTATTCGCGATGTAGCCGGCAGCCAAAACAAAAATCGTCACACCGGCCGCGACGGCATAGACGAACGGACCGTGCGAAAGATGAAGCAAGCGGAGCACCCCTTCGTCCCCAACGATCATCTTCCCGGCCGTCCACGCCAAAATGCCCGACCCAACGTACGCGATCCATCGATGTTGTTCCATCACCCGGACGATCGCTTTGGAGCCGAAAATCATGATCGGGATGCTGATGGCTACCCCGAGCGCCAGCATGCCAAGATGCCCTTCGGCCGCCCCAGCGACAGCGACAACGTTGTCCAAGCTCATGACCGCATCGGCGATGATAATCGTCATAATCGCCTTCAACAATCGATCCGCCGATTGTACACCCGCCTCTTCTTCCCGCTCAACGAGCACTTTATAGGCGATCCATACAAGCAACAAACCGCCCGCAAAGTGAATAAACGGGATTTGGAGCAAAAAGACGATGACAATCGCAAACAAAACGCGTAGCAACACCGCCCCGGCCGTCCCCCAAAAAATCGCCTTGTTTTGCTGGTCTTTCGGCAGCCGCCGCGTCGCCATCGCAATGACGACCGCATTATCCCCCGACAAAATGATATCAATCGCAATAATCTTCCATAAGGCCAACAACGCCGCGGCTGAAATCGTCAACAGAAGCCACCCTTTCTCCTTTTTCTCTCTTCCTCATCTTACCGCAAATCTGCAAGGGGAACAACTTTGGGAGACTGGTGAAAAATGACTGATCTCGCCGAATCCGTTCAGTTGACAAAAGAGGCGTTGATGTTACAAGGTTTCTCAGCTTGGGAAAGGGCTGTCTTTCACAGCTTTTTCATGACATCCCCCTTTTCGAACCGCTCACCAATGCCCTCGGCCTAACGAGAAAGAAATTGGGAGGAAAGACGGTCAAATTTTGCAAAAAAATGTAAGGAAGCAAGCCACATTCACCGAGGGCGGCTTCCCGATCTCTAGCGGAACAAGGCGGCGGTTCAAGGTCTATCTACCTTCCATTTTTTGAAATACCGCTCCTTGAACGCCCCCCCACCTGCGCCCGCCATGCCTCTTCCTTTTCTAAGCTTTCGTTTCATCGGGGAGAAGTTGATGGTTTGCCCTTTCTCTCAGCCACGCCGCCACCGCTTCGATGTCATCGGAAAACACGCGGTCTACCACAATGGAAGGAACGATGCGGCGCGCCTCGTGGTAAAACTGCCTCGTTGACGCAGCCAGTCGCTCGATGCCGCGCGCTTCGACAGCCTGCAACGCACAAATGAGCTCAATCGCCAACACCTTTCTTGCGTTTTGCACGATCATGTACGCATGGCGGGCGGCGGTCGTCCCCATGCTGACATGATCTTCTTGGTTAGCCGACGACGGAATCGAATCGACGCTGGCTGGATGAGCGAGCGTCTTGTTTTCCGATACGAGCGAAGCCGCGACGTATTGCATAATCATCGCTCCCGACTGCAAACCGGGCTGCGGGCTTAAAAACGGCGGCAAGCCTTCGTTCAAATGCGGATTCACGAGCCGCTCGATGCGGCGCTCGCTCATGTTGGCCAGCTCCGCCACCGCGATTTTCAACAGATCCATGGCGATCGCCACCGGCTGGCCGTGAAAGTTGCCGCCGGAAAGAACATCCCCGTTCGCAAAGATGAGCGGATTGTCGGTGGCGGCGTTCATTTCGATTTCGAGCGTTTCTTTCACATAGCGGAGCGCTCTGAGCGATGCCCCGTGCACTTGCGGGATGCAGCGGATCGAGTACGCATCTTGCACGCGCCGCTCCCCTTGCCTTGTGGTAAGCTGGCTTCCAGCGAGGTAACGGCGCATTCGTTCCGCCACCTCCGCCTGTTCCGGAAATCCGCGGGCTTCGTGGATGCGGGCGTCAAAAGCATCGGTCACGCCATAAAGCGCCTCGACCGTCAATGCGGCGATCCGCTCGCTGTCGTAAGCGAGCTGTTCCGCCGCTAAGCAAGCCAAAATTCCGACGGCCGTCATCGCCTGCGTCCCGTTAATGAGAGCCAACCCTTCCTTCTCTTTCAGGGAGAGCGGTGGGATTCCGGCTTGCGAAAGCGCTTGGGCGGCAGGCATCCGCCGGCCTTGATACATCACTTCCCCTTCGCCGACAAGCGCCAGCGCCAAGTGAGCCAGCGGCGCCAAATCGCCGCTCGCGCCGAGGGAACCTTGCTGGGGCACGATCGGATGAATGCCGGCGTTCAAAAACGTAAGCAGCTGCTCAATGACCGCCGGCCGCACGCCGGAATACCCTTTTAACAAAGCATTCGCCCGCAACAGAAGCAGCGCCCGCACCACTTCCTCGGCAAACGGCTCGCCGACAGCACAGGCGTGTGAGCGGAGAAGATTGATTTGCAGCTGCTCAAGGCTGCTTCCTTCAATGCGCACATCAGCGAGTTTGCCAAAGCCCGTATTCACGCCATAGATCGTCCGTCCACTGGAAATCGCTTGTTCCACTGCCGCGCGGCCTTTCTCGACAGCCCTCATGCTTTCCTCAGCGGCCGCCACCATCTCCCGCTCATAGACAACACGTCTTACCTCATCGATCGTCAAAGTGTGTCCGGTCAATACGATCATCATTCCATCTCCCTTCGTTTGTTTTCCCAATCGAACGCCTGGGCAAACAAAAAAGGAGGCGCCCTGCCATATGGCAGCGTTCGCCTCCTCATGACTCATCGCTCTAGGCATTGATCGTTCCTATATATGATTGATTCCGAGCCCGGCCGCCTCGTGCTCGAGCCCGCGCACCGGAGCGCCGATCGTCCCGTACAAGGCGACGGCGATCCATTCCCCTTCGCTCGGTTGTTCATACGGCATACCGCGCACGACGGCGAAACGAAGGCCAGCGGTTCTCAACAAATCTCCCAGCTCTACCTGCCCTCTCGTTACGCCATGCACTGCCTCTAAAATCGCATGGTATAAGGCGTGCATCTCACGGTACAAGCCGCCGTCAACCACTCCATGCCGTTTCGCCGCCGTCTCAATCGCCGCGACGATTTTTTGCGGCTCCATCGCCCCGACCCGCCCTTGACAATAGCGCCAGGCGAGCGCCTGGAGCTGGTTGAGAACCGGGGCTTCCTCTCCTTCGTCAAGCATCGCCAGCAGCAATGCCAGCCGGCCGATGCGCGCCGATTTTTCTTTTCCCATGCTCGATACTCCCATTTGCTCTTTTTTTCTATTGTATGACGGCGAGAAAAACGGAGTCAATCGTTTTTTTCCATATTTTAACACACTAACTTGTTATCGGAATAAAGGCCTATGGCCAGAAGGTATGGCAAGTGAGGTTGTTTTCCAAACCCCGGCGCTTGATGGATGTTTCCCGACAGATCACACATGAAGGAAAACAGCGAATGGCTGAAAACCACAATAAGACTCGATTTACATTTTATTGAATATATGATATCATAAAAATATAAAATTGATATGAATTAGGGGGACAATCAATGAGGGAACAGAAAGCTTGGTATCTCGATGGATTCATCGGTATCGGCGGCATCGCTATGCTTCTCATCGCTGGGTTTCTCCTCCTCGTCCAGCAATTGTTTTTGCCCGCCCTTTTGTTTTTCGTCATGACTGTGTTGCTCGCGACCGGCATCACGATCGTCCAGCCTAATCAAGCAAAAGTGCTCACCTTTTTCGGCCGCTATTTCGGTACGATCCGCGACAGCGGGCTGTTTTTCACCGTGCCGCTCACGGTCCGGACGAAAGTATCGCTGCGCGTACGCAATTTTACCAGCAACAAACTGAAAGTGAACGATATCCAAGGCAATCCGATTGAAATTGCCGCCGTTGTCGTTTTCCGCGTCATTGATTCAGCCAAGGCTGTATTTGATGTTGATGATTATGAACAATTCGTCGAGATTCAAAGTGAAGCTGCGATCCGCCATGTCGCGACCAAATATCCATACGACACATTTGAAGACGACAACGAAATTACGTTGCGCGGCAACGCCGATATTATTTCCGATGTTCTCGCCGCTGAACTGCAGGAACGATTGCGCGTCGCCGGAGTCGAAGTGATGGAAGCGCGCCTCACCCATTTGGCCTACTCGCCGGAAATCGCGAGCGCCATGTTGCAACGCCAACAAGCCGCCGCCATTTTGGCAGCGCGGAAAAAGATCGTCGAAGGAGCGGTTTCCATGGCGCAAATGGCGATTGAACAACTTGACAAAGAAAACATTTTAGAGTTAGATGATGAACGAAAGGCCGCGATGGTGAACAACTTGATGGTCGCGATCGTCTCCGAGCGCGCCACCCAGCCGGTGATCAACACCGGCAGTCTATACTGATGGTTGTGGAGTGCGATGACAAAGAAAAAACAGTTCCCTTTGCGCATTGATTATGACCTGTACACCATACTAGAGCAATGGGCGCACGACGAATTCCGCAGCGTCAACGCCCAGATCGAGTTTTTGCTGAGGGAGGCAGCGAAGCGGGCCGGGCGGCTCGGGAAAGGAAAAACGGATCAAAGACAAAGAAGCTAGCCGCTAACGGCTGGCTTCTTTCGTTTTTCAGTCATGGGCATTTGTTACAGAAATATAATGATAGCAGAGCTCTTTTTAAAAAGGGGGACGACCCGATGCCGCACCCGCTGCCGCCGCTTACGGCCATTACGAAATCTTATTTATCGTCCCGCCGCGCTTGCAACAGCTTAGCCGCCTTTGGCGCCATGCGGAAGGAGGATGAGCATGGAGAGCTACTATGCTGTGCTCGAAGCGATCGCCGGCGCACCAGGCGATGGCGTGGTAGCCATCATCATTGACGTTGAAGGCTCGGCCTATCAAAAAGAAGGGACGTGCATGTGGATTGACGCAAATGGGGAAACGGTCGGGCTGCTGAGCGGCGGATGCCTTGAAGAAGCGGTGGCGGCCCACGCCCGTGACGTATTGGTGAGCCGCCAGGCAGCCGCTGTTTCGTTTGATTTGCGGACCGAGGACGATTTGTCTTGGGGGCAGGGCGCTGGCTGCAACGGACTCGTCCGTGTTTGGCTTGAGCCGGTGACGGAGGACACAAAATCGGTCTGGCTGGCGCTCAAACGCTGCCTTGAACACGGCGAGCATGTTCTGATGGCCCGCAGCCTCTCCAACCGAAACGAACCGCCGTTTTTTCAAAGCGAAACCGGAGAGCGCTTCGGCGGCTATGCTTCGCCGCCGAGGCCGGAATGGCTCAACGCGCTGCATGGCACCCCGTTTTTCCGCGGCCGAAATGGGGTGCAGGAAACGGATGACGGCGCGTTTTACATCCAACATTTTTGGCCGAAGCCGCGCCTCGTTATTTTCGGCGCCGGGCCGGACGTCCCGCCGCTCGTCTCGGCAGCCAAAGCGGCGGGATTTTCCGTTACCGTAAGCGATTGGCGGCCGGCGTTTTGTCACCCGTCTCATGTGCCGGACGCCGACGCCTTAGTCATTGGCTTTCCGCATGAAACCGTTCCGCGGCTTCACCTGAATGAACGCGACTTTGTCATCATCATGACCCATCAGTTTGAACGCGACCGCGAACTCGTTTCCTTGTTAGCCGACATGCCACTCGCTTATCTCGGTGTGCTCGGTCCGCAGCGGCGCACGGACCGCCTCTTTCCCTCCGGCTCGGCTCCGCCGTTTGTCCGTTCACCGGTTGGACTGCCAATCGGCGCGCGCAGCCCGCAGGAAATCGCCATTAGCATTACGGCCGAGCTGATCAGCGTGTTGCGCGGGCGGGGAACGGAGGCCGCCCTATGAGCGGAGTTGCGATCGCTGCCATTTATTTAGCGGCTGGGCAGAGCCGGCGGATGGGAACCGATAAGCGCGCCCTGCCGTGGGGAGATGAGACGCTCGGCGCCGCCGGCCTTAAAGCGGCGCTTCGTTCCCGCCTTGCGCCTGTCATCGTCGTCGTTCCTCCGGACGATGCGCTCGCGTGGCTTCCGGCCGAGCTTCGGGATCATGAAAACTGCCGCTTCGCCCGCTGCGCTGACCATTGCCGCGGGCAGGCGCATTCGCTTGCCTGCGGCCTGCAAGTGGCGATCGCAGAAGGGGCGGACGCCGCTGCTGTGTTGCTCGCCGATCAGCCGTTTGTCACGTCTGAAACGATCGAGGTGCTTGCCGACCTTTATCGCCGACACCGTCCTGATTACGTCGCCTTCACCCGCTTCGGCACGCCGATGCCGCCGGTTATTTTTGGAAAACGAATGTTCCCTTCCCTGCTCACTCTAAAGGGCGATGCCGGCGGGCGCGCGCTGTTTGGTCATTCCTGCTGGCGCGGCCTCTTGTATGAAGGCGACGAAATAGCAGGCATCGATATCGACACGAAAGACGATTACGAGCACGCTGTCACTCATCAAAAAGAAAAGGAGGGACGCCACCGTGGCCGTCGGTAAAAGCATCATTCGCAAAGAAGCGTGGGATAAAGTGACCGGCCGGGCGAAATATACGAACGATTTCAAAGAACAGAGGATGCTTCATGCTGCTCTGGTGACAAGCCCATACGCCCACGCACGCATCCTCTCGCTGGATGCACGCCGCGCGCTCGCCGCCCCCGGCGTCCATGCTGTTGTGACCGGTGAAGGGCTTCCGCTCACCGGTGAAGATATGCGCGATCGTCCACCGATCGCCGTCGACAAAGTGCGCTACTTTGGCGAGGTCGTCGCCGTCGTCGTCGCCGACACGCTTGCGCAGGCCGAACAAGCAGCCCGCCTCGTCCGCGTCGCTTACGAACCGCTTCCGGCCGTCGGCTCGCCGCGCGAGGCGTTGAAAGAAGGCGCTCCGCTATTGCATGAACATCTCGACCGCTACGAAAAAAACAAAACGACTCATCCTGAACCAGGAACCAACATCGCCCACCGGACGAAAATCCGAAAAGGCAACATTGAACAAGGGTTTGCTGAAAGCGACGTCATCGTCGAAACGAGCGTATCGTTCGCCCCTTCCGACCATATCGCGATGGAAACACGCTGCGCCACGGCAGAAATTTGGCCGGACGGTGCAATCCATATTTCCGCCTCTTCCCAGTCACCGTTTATGATCAAGAAACTGCTCCATGCGTATTTTGGCGAAGAAACCGGCAAAGTCATCGTCCATACGCCGCTTG
Protein-coding regions in this window:
- a CDS encoding LutC/YkgG family protein; the encoded protein is MTRGTIQNRDAFLQTIAGRLGRSPRLSGVSRPQWDYAPQWTVFAGYSQDDLLAALRQQCTLIHTDYIETTSAELAGVLKRQVSAYGGGPVIVPNDPRFAEYGLSPLLQEEWPAAQTDVHVWNPALGRQNIDAAEQANVGIAFSDITLAESGTVVLFSRNGQGRAIHFLPKTYIAIVPKSTVVPRMTQAAAIIHEQIEQGTLVPSCINFITGPSNSADIEMNLVVGVHGPMKAAYIIVTDR
- a CDS encoding D-2-hydroxyacid dehydrogenase, encoding MNIQRILVTGRLYAELAALLPDKRPDKAFRFVAEEELQEADFAWADAYIGFRPAGPFSLAHLRWVHSLGAGVDAFLWKREWKPDVLLTRTIGSFGEQIAEYCLSYLLRDAQCHDVYAWYQEQRQWKPVAPKRLSEQRIVIYGTGEIGRRIAETLRLFGVSPVGVSRSGRDTPPFSAVYRHDEAGEALARADWVIAALPLTEETHHLFDETFFSCLHNAGFINVGRGATVEETALVGALENRNVRLAVLDVFEEEPLPPHSPLWGHPHVIITPHIAALTAAEDAARSILDTLSRIEAGKPLANAVDVSRQY
- a CDS encoding TerC family protein translates to MTISAAALLALWKIIAIDIILSGDNAVVIAMATRRLPKDQQNKAIFWGTAGAVLLRVLFAIVIVFLLQIPFIHFAGGLLLVWIAYKVLVEREEEAGVQSADRLLKAIMTIIIADAVMSLDNVVAVAGAAEGHLGMLALGVAISIPIMIFGSKAIVRVMEQHRWIAYVGSGILAWTAGKMIVGDEGVLRLLHLSHGPFVYAVAAGVTIFVLAAGYIANKKAAREEGTLI
- the hutH gene encoding histidine ammonia-lyase, yielding MIVLTGHTLTIDEVRRVVYEREMVAAAEESMRAVEKGRAAVEQAISSGRTIYGVNTGFGKLADVRIEGSSLEQLQINLLRSHACAVGEPFAEEVVRALLLLRANALLKGYSGVRPAVIEQLLTFLNAGIHPIVPQQGSLGASGDLAPLAHLALALVGEGEVMYQGRRMPAAQALSQAGIPPLSLKEKEGLALINGTQAMTAVGILACLAAEQLAYDSERIAALTVEALYGVTDAFDARIHEARGFPEQAEVAERMRRYLAGSQLTTRQGERRVQDAYSIRCIPQVHGASLRALRYVKETLEIEMNAATDNPLIFANGDVLSGGNFHGQPVAIAMDLLKIAVAELANMSERRIERLVNPHLNEGLPPFLSPQPGLQSGAMIMQYVAASLVSENKTLAHPASVDSIPSSANQEDHVSMGTTAARHAYMIVQNARKVLAIELICALQAVEARGIERLAASTRQFYHEARRIVPSIVVDRVFSDDIEAVAAWLRERANHQLLPDETKA
- the hutP gene encoding hut operon transcriptional regulator HutP, which produces MGKEKSARIGRLALLLAMLDEGEEAPVLNQLQALAWRYCQGRVGAMEPQKIVAAIETAAKRHGVVDGGLYREMHALYHAILEAVHGVTRGQVELGDLLRTAGLRFAVVRGMPYEQPSEGEWIAVALYGTIGAPVRGLEHEAAGLGINHI
- a CDS encoding SPFH domain-containing protein, encoding MREQKAWYLDGFIGIGGIAMLLIAGFLLLVQQLFLPALLFFVMTVLLATGITIVQPNQAKVLTFFGRYFGTIRDSGLFFTVPLTVRTKVSLRVRNFTSNKLKVNDIQGNPIEIAAVVVFRVIDSAKAVFDVDDYEQFVEIQSEAAIRHVATKYPYDTFEDDNEITLRGNADIISDVLAAELQERLRVAGVEVMEARLTHLAYSPEIASAMLQRQQAAAILAARKKIVEGAVSMAQMAIEQLDKENILELDDERKAAMVNNLMVAIVSERATQPVINTGSLY
- a CDS encoding XdhC family protein — encoded protein: MESYYAVLEAIAGAPGDGVVAIIIDVEGSAYQKEGTCMWIDANGETVGLLSGGCLEEAVAAHARDVLVSRQAAAVSFDLRTEDDLSWGQGAGCNGLVRVWLEPVTEDTKSVWLALKRCLEHGEHVLMARSLSNRNEPPFFQSETGERFGGYASPPRPEWLNALHGTPFFRGRNGVQETDDGAFYIQHFWPKPRLVIFGAGPDVPPLVSAAKAAGFSVTVSDWRPAFCHPSHVPDADALVIGFPHETVPRLHLNERDFVIIMTHQFERDRELVSLLADMPLAYLGVLGPQRRTDRLFPSGSAPPFVRSPVGLPIGARSPQEIAISITAELISVLRGRGTEAAL
- the pucB gene encoding xanthine dehydrogenase accessory protein PucB, translating into MSGVAIAAIYLAAGQSRRMGTDKRALPWGDETLGAAGLKAALRSRLAPVIVVVPPDDALAWLPAELRDHENCRFARCADHCRGQAHSLACGLQVAIAEGADAAAVLLADQPFVTSETIEVLADLYRRHRPDYVAFTRFGTPMPPVIFGKRMFPSLLTLKGDAGGRALFGHSCWRGLLYEGDEIAGIDIDTKDDYEHAVTHQKEKEGRHRGRR